One genomic window of Desulfuromonas sp. AOP6 includes the following:
- a CDS encoding mechanosensitive ion channel domain-containing protein gives MPLYLLILVFIVFAGIALNAFIFKVFGKKISSIEEKFDIPLKKRFYPISRILIPLFLLILLMQGMPIPEEVQPTFRKVFSILLIVSFGWLSIEAVLFGRDFLLTRYDIKVKDNLKARAIHTQMNMLVKIAVIAIVLLVTASSLMVFENVRQLGTSLLASAGVVGVIIGFAAQRSIATLLAGLQLAITQPIRIDDVVIVDNEWGQIEEITLTYVVVRIWDLRRLVVPTDYFLEKTFQNWTKNSSDLLGTVFIYVDYSLPIEVLRNQLYEILKDQELWDGKVWRLHVTNATDKTVELRALMSAANASEAWELRCHVREKLLSFLQEHYPDCLPKIRATVLESPEG, from the coding sequence ATGCCGCTATATCTATTAATTCTTGTTTTCATAGTTTTTGCTGGCATTGCTCTGAATGCGTTTATTTTTAAAGTATTTGGCAAGAAAATTTCGTCCATTGAAGAGAAATTTGATATTCCCTTAAAAAAGAGATTTTACCCGATATCAAGAATCCTGATTCCTCTCTTCTTGCTGATCCTCCTTATGCAAGGGATGCCAATCCCTGAAGAGGTCCAACCGACTTTTCGTAAGGTCTTCAGCATCTTATTAATCGTTTCATTTGGGTGGCTGTCCATAGAAGCGGTTTTATTCGGGCGGGATTTCCTGCTCACGCGCTATGACATCAAGGTAAAGGACAATCTCAAGGCGAGAGCGATTCATACCCAGATGAACATGCTGGTCAAGATAGCCGTCATTGCCATAGTGCTTCTGGTGACGGCTTCTTCCCTGATGGTCTTTGAAAACGTCAGACAGCTGGGTACCAGCCTCCTCGCCTCCGCCGGTGTCGTCGGTGTCATCATCGGCTTTGCCGCCCAGCGCAGTATTGCCACCCTGTTGGCAGGTCTGCAGTTGGCGATAACACAACCGATTCGTATTGATGATGTCGTGATCGTCGACAATGAATGGGGACAAATTGAAGAAATCACCCTGACATATGTCGTCGTACGGATCTGGGATTTGCGTCGTCTTGTCGTTCCAACGGACTATTTCCTGGAAAAAACATTCCAGAACTGGACCAAAAACTCCTCTGATCTCCTCGGAACTGTCTTTATTTACGTCGACTACAGCCTGCCCATAGAGGTGTTGCGAAATCAACTATACGAAATATTGAAAGATCAGGAGTTGTGGGACGGAAAAGTCTGGCGACTCCATGTAACGAATGCTACAGATAAGACGGTTGAACTTCGCGCCCTGATGAGCGCCGCCAACGCCTCGGAGGCCTGGGAGCTTCGGTGTCATGTGCGGGAGAAGCTGCTGAGTTTTCTCCAGGAGCATTACCCCGATTGCCTGCCCAAGATTCGCGCTACGGTACTGGAGAGCCCTGAAGGCTGA
- the hgcB gene encoding mercury methylation ferredoxin HgcB: MKGFRYLKDVVTLDLDRSACIGCGRCGEVCPHHVFRIADRKASIVDRDACMECGACASNCPVVAISVEAGVGCAIGLFNEWLRERKLYKPKEC, from the coding sequence ATGAAGGGATTTCGCTATCTGAAGGATGTGGTCACCCTGGACCTTGACCGCTCGGCCTGCATCGGTTGTGGCCGTTGCGGAGAAGTTTGCCCCCACCATGTTTTCAGGATCGCCGACCGAAAGGCCAGCATCGTTGACCGCGACGCCTGCATGGAATGCGGTGCCTGCGCCAGCAATTGCCCGGTGGTCGCCATCAGCGTCGAGGCCGGTGTTGGCTGCGCCATCGGCCTGTTCAACGAGTGGCTGCGGGAGCGCAAACTGTACAAACCCAAAGAGTGCTGA
- a CDS encoding GreA/GreB family elongation factor, with translation MNKHQLLKHIIAALQADLAVFSHAARAAHAAATHAECQPDNKYDTTALEASYIAQGQANRAQDIRAALAIYSKLEPRTFDDNTPIRLTALVTLEDEDGARRQVFIGPEAGGLRITCASGEIVVITPASPLGRSLIGKCVGDEIQTGSAGARKNLSIEDVR, from the coding sequence ATGAACAAGCACCAGCTTTTAAAGCATATTATCGCTGCCCTGCAGGCGGATCTCGCCGTGTTTTCCCATGCCGCCCGCGCGGCCCATGCGGCGGCGACCCATGCAGAATGTCAGCCGGACAACAAATATGACACCACCGCCCTGGAAGCTTCGTACATCGCCCAGGGACAGGCGAACCGTGCCCAGGACATCCGCGCAGCCCTCGCCATTTACAGCAAGCTGGAGCCGAGAACGTTTGACGACAACACGCCGATCCGCCTGACGGCCCTGGTCACTCTTGAGGACGAGGACGGCGCCCGCCGGCAGGTCTTCATCGGCCCCGAAGCCGGTGGCCTCAGGATTACCTGTGCTTCCGGTGAAATCGTCGTGATCACCCCCGCCTCCCCCTTGGGGCGAAGCCTCATCGGCAAATGTGTGGGGGATGAGATCCAAACGGGGTCAGCCGGGGCGCGGAAAAACCTGAGTATTGAAGATGTTCGTTAA